One genomic window of Solidesulfovibrio fructosivorans JJ] includes the following:
- a CDS encoding shikimate dehydrogenase family protein, giving the protein MSRVFGIIGHPLGHTLSPLVHNWGFKRFGIKARYEAWPTLPEELGAFMVRLRETPVEGLSVTIPHKTPVMAYVDAVTDLGRSVGAVNTLYWRDGELWAENTDVEGFCRPLVLRGIAPRAALILGCGGVARAAVAGLVRLGVERLAVTGRSAEKAAVLAGEFGLERVDWDRRADFPAGLLVNATPMGMTGRLEGLSPYPAEALGPDHVVYDLVYTPDPTHFGADALAAGGLVVSGMEMFLYQAVEQFRLWTGRILPDDELRTLLRKALYGA; this is encoded by the coding sequence ATGAGCAGGGTGTTTGGGATCATAGGGCATCCGCTGGGGCACACGCTGAGTCCTTTGGTGCACAATTGGGGCTTCAAGCGCTTTGGGATCAAGGCCCGGTATGAGGCTTGGCCGACGTTGCCCGAGGAGCTTGGGGCGTTCATGGTTCGGCTGCGCGAGACGCCGGTGGAGGGCCTCAGCGTCACCATTCCGCACAAGACGCCGGTCATGGCCTATGTCGATGCCGTAACGGACCTTGGCCGGTCGGTCGGGGCCGTCAACACGCTGTACTGGCGCGACGGGGAGCTGTGGGCGGAAAATACCGACGTCGAGGGCTTTTGCCGGCCGCTGGTCCTGCGCGGCATCGCGCCGCGCGCCGCCTTGATCCTCGGCTGCGGCGGCGTGGCCCGGGCGGCGGTGGCGGGGCTTGTGCGCCTGGGTGTGGAGCGGCTTGCCGTGACGGGGCGCAGCGCGGAAAAAGCCGCTGTGTTGGCTGGAGAATTCGGGCTGGAGCGGGTCGATTGGGACCGCCGGGCGGATTTCCCGGCCGGGCTTTTGGTCAATGCCACACCCATGGGCATGACCGGCCGGCTGGAGGGCCTTTCCCCCTATCCGGCCGAGGCGCTGGGGCCGGACCATGTGGTCTACGATCTGGTCTACACGCCCGATCCCACACACTTCGGCGCCGATGCGCTGGCGGCGGGGGGATTGGTCGTCTCGGGCATGGAAATGTTTCTGTATCAGGCGGTGGAACAGTTTCGCTTGTGGACGGGACGGATTTTGCCCGACGACGAGTTGCGAACGTTGCTGCGGAAAGCGCTTTACGGGGCTTGA